Proteins encoded by one window of Acetivibrio thermocellus ATCC 27405:
- a CDS encoding DUF6897 domain-containing protein has protein sequence MDGYLKQYVGKKIVVYLSLWSMLFHVGVSGLVSDCRDGWIELKRKNRVEHINIGKIYCFRVIE, from the coding sequence ATGGATGGTTATTTAAAACAATATGTGGGGAAGAAAATAGTTGTGTATCTTTCGCTGTGGTCTATGCTCTTTCATGTTGGTGTATCTGGACTGGTAAGTGATTGCCGGGATGGCTGGATTGAGCTTAAGAGAAAAAACAGGGTTGAGCATATTAACATTGGTAAAATATATTGTTTTAGAGTTATAGAGTGA